In Candidatus Polarisedimenticolaceae bacterium, a genomic segment contains:
- a CDS encoding DUF6624 domain-containing protein, with translation MTLWVAAGLLVSLAVGVDESLRATLLRMGRDDQEAIRIATANPSRPPSEQESRQINDIGQRNRGLIRQIVQEHGWPGRSVAGDDGAHAAWLVVQHMDEDVAFQRSCLTLMQEAFSAGEVSAHDLAYLTDRVLTGEGKPQMYGTQGTGVTSREDEARIDRNRAAIGLPPWRDAVKERQRDYANGYGRGR, from the coding sequence ATGACGCTGTGGGTCGCCGCTGGTCTCCTCGTCTCGCTCGCCGTGGGCGTCGACGAATCGCTACGGGCGACGCTTCTCCGGATGGGAAGGGACGATCAAGAGGCGATCCGGATCGCGACCGCGAATCCTTCCCGGCCGCCGAGCGAGCAGGAGAGCCGTCAGATCAACGACATCGGGCAGCGGAATCGCGGGCTCATCCGACAGATCGTGCAAGAGCACGGCTGGCCGGGGCGCAGCGTCGCCGGCGACGACGGGGCGCACGCGGCGTGGCTCGTGGTCCAGCACATGGACGAAGACGTCGCGTTTCAGCGGAGCTGTCTCACGCTCATGCAGGAGGCGTTCTCGGCGGGAGAAGTCAGCGCGCACGATCTCGCGTATCTGACCGACCGCGTCCTCACCGGCGAGGGCAAGCCGCAGATGTACGGGACCCAAGGCACGGGCGTGACCTCGCGCGAGGACGAGGCCCGCATCGACAGAAACCGCGCGGCGATCGGGCTTCCACCTTGGCGGGATGCGGTGAAAGAGCGACAGAGGGACTACGCGAACGGCTATGGACGCGGTCGCTAA
- a CDS encoding serine/threonine-protein kinase — MHRCPRCTRPVSDGDRFCPACGAPLVTPTSAPTEISAQTPISAPRAFTPGTMLAGRYRIVAFVGRGGMGEVYRADDLRLGEAVALKFLPEDVAADPGRRKRFDDEVRLARTIAHPNVCRVYDVGESDGRTFLTMEYVDGEDLVSLLRRIGRLPPAKGVEIARQLCAGLAAAHERGVLHRDLKPANVMIDGRGHAKITDFGLAVAETEEAGDGAGTPAYMSPEQLAGKPATARSDLYALGLVLYEVFTGKRALEAATLAEWRSAHASSIPSKPSLHVPELDPAAEQAMLRCLEKDPARRPASATHLAAMLPGGDPLAAALAAGETPSPELVAAAGEEGTLSLPRATAWLVVALASIAISVVAISRYAPLNLIAAPKSPEVLEDGIGQILKTLGFESRPVMTWWGTHWDADAAAKAGSVAEMGTLRPSPMIFAYRQSPQYLDPPRREDGVNFEEPPPYFSGETRVVTDMAGNLRDVIVMPDETISPETPALGSVDWAVPFRLAGLDLAAFREAEPQWAPFVPADERRAWKGTIGSTEVRIEGAAWRGRVDRFSVILPTDRSSRMGAEFASVSQRFAAGLIVGVILATFLMLSFLARRNLRLDRASRAGAMKSAAITGAFCFLCLLPHQSWRADAEFIWWTWIECIGIALMGAACVWLAYVAIEPYLRRNAPHRLIAWTRLLDGRWRDPLVGREVLCGTAIGATSIACWALPWIIGVPLGWKGLNAMLATPVFYAGRFWSDLLFDVFASIGYTWMFTGAFLLLKLALRRELLAWIGLGLVFAGGWAGIALPPGVKIAFLIANATLAVIAFRIGQVTATVMTVVIALLVEAPFGIGRWYAWRGYVVLAIVLAIAIYGFRVAIGKRTLLPS, encoded by the coding sequence ATGCACCGCTGCCCGAGATGCACGCGGCCCGTTTCCGACGGCGACCGCTTTTGCCCCGCGTGCGGCGCTCCGCTCGTCACGCCGACGTCGGCCCCGACCGAGATCAGCGCGCAGACCCCGATCTCCGCGCCGCGCGCTTTCACACCGGGCACGATGCTCGCCGGCCGTTATCGCATCGTCGCCTTCGTCGGGCGCGGCGGCATGGGCGAGGTGTACCGCGCCGACGACCTCAGGCTCGGCGAAGCGGTCGCGCTCAAATTCCTCCCGGAAGACGTCGCCGCCGATCCCGGCCGGCGCAAGCGCTTCGACGACGAGGTGCGGCTCGCCCGCACGATCGCGCACCCGAACGTCTGCCGCGTCTACGACGTCGGCGAGTCGGACGGCCGCACGTTTCTCACGATGGAATACGTCGACGGCGAGGATCTCGTCTCGCTGCTGCGTCGCATCGGGCGGCTCCCTCCCGCGAAGGGGGTCGAGATCGCGCGCCAGCTCTGCGCCGGGCTCGCCGCGGCGCACGAGCGCGGGGTGCTCCACCGCGACCTGAAACCTGCGAACGTCATGATCGACGGTCGCGGTCATGCGAAGATCACCGACTTCGGCCTTGCAGTCGCGGAGACGGAGGAAGCCGGCGACGGCGCCGGCACGCCGGCGTACATGTCGCCGGAGCAGCTCGCCGGCAAGCCCGCGACCGCGCGCTCGGATCTCTACGCGCTCGGCCTCGTCCTCTACGAGGTCTTCACTGGCAAGCGCGCCCTCGAGGCGGCGACGCTCGCGGAGTGGAGATCGGCGCACGCGTCGTCGATCCCATCGAAGCCGTCGTTGCACGTGCCCGAGCTCGATCCGGCCGCCGAGCAGGCGATGCTGCGGTGCCTCGAGAAGGATCCCGCGCGACGCCCGGCGTCGGCCACCCACCTCGCGGCGATGCTCCCCGGCGGCGACCCGCTCGCCGCCGCGCTCGCCGCGGGAGAGACGCCTTCACCCGAGCTCGTCGCGGCCGCCGGAGAGGAAGGAACGCTTTCGCTTCCCCGCGCCACCGCGTGGCTCGTCGTTGCGCTCGCCTCGATCGCGATCTCGGTCGTCGCGATCTCTCGCTACGCGCCGCTCAACCTCATCGCTGCGCCGAAGTCTCCGGAGGTCCTCGAGGACGGCATCGGCCAGATCCTGAAGACGCTCGGCTTCGAATCGCGTCCGGTCATGACATGGTGGGGAACGCACTGGGACGCCGATGCGGCCGCGAAGGCAGGCTCCGTCGCCGAGATGGGAACGCTCCGGCCTTCGCCGATGATCTTCGCTTACCGGCAGAGTCCGCAGTACCTCGACCCGCCCCGGCGAGAGGACGGGGTGAACTTCGAGGAGCCGCCTCCGTACTTTTCGGGAGAGACGCGGGTCGTCACCGACATGGCCGGGAATCTCCGCGATGTCATCGTGATGCCCGACGAGACGATCTCTCCCGAGACGCCGGCTCTCGGGTCCGTGGATTGGGCCGTCCCCTTTCGTTTGGCCGGCCTCGATCTCGCGGCGTTTCGGGAAGCGGAGCCGCAGTGGGCGCCATTCGTTCCCGCGGACGAGCGGCGTGCGTGGAAGGGAACGATCGGGAGCACCGAGGTGCGCATCGAGGGAGCCGCCTGGCGTGGGCGTGTCGACCGCTTCTCCGTGATCCTGCCGACCGATCGCTCGTCCCGCATGGGCGCGGAGTTCGCGAGCGTGTCCCAGAGGTTCGCGGCGGGACTCATCGTCGGCGTCATTCTCGCCACCTTTCTCATGCTGTCCTTTCTGGCGCGCCGGAACCTCCGGCTCGATCGGGCGTCCCGCGCCGGCGCCATGAAGTCGGCAGCCATCACCGGAGCGTTCTGCTTCTTGTGCCTCCTTCCCCATCAATCGTGGCGGGCCGACGCCGAGTTCATCTGGTGGACTTGGATCGAATGCATCGGGATCGCGCTCATGGGCGCCGCATGCGTCTGGCTCGCCTACGTCGCGATCGAGCCTTACCTGAGGCGCAATGCTCCCCACCGGCTCATCGCCTGGACGCGTCTTCTGGACGGCCGCTGGCGCGACCCGCTCGTCGGACGCGAGGTGCTCTGCGGCACCGCCATCGGAGCGACGAGCATCGCGTGCTGGGCGCTCCCGTGGATCATCGGCGTTCCCCTTGGCTGGAAGGGGCTGAACGCGATGCTGGCGACGCCGGTCTTCTACGCGGGGCGCTTCTGGTCCGATCTGCTCTTCGACGTCTTCGCATCGATCGGCTACACCTGGATGTTCACGGGAGCGTTTCTACTCTTGAAGCTCGCGCTGCGCCGAGAGCTCCTTGCGTGGATCGGCCTCGGCCTCGTCTTCGCCGGCGGCTGGGCGGGGATCGCGCTCCCTCCGGGAGTGAAGATTGCGTTCCTCATCGCGAACGCCACTCTCGCGGTGATCGCGTTCCGTATCGGTCAGGTCACGGCGACCGTCATGACCGTGGTGATCGCGCTCCTCGTCGAGGCGCCGTTCGGCATCGGCCGCTGGTACGCGTGGCGCGGCTACGTCGTCCTCGCCATCGTGCTTGCGATCGCCATCTACGGGTTCCGCGTCGCGATCGGGAAGCGGACGCTCCTGCCTTCGTAA